A window from Fragaria vesca subsp. vesca linkage group LG5, FraVesHawaii_1.0, whole genome shotgun sequence encodes these proteins:
- the LOC101291057 gene encoding probable receptor-like protein kinase At1g67000-like codes for MAPVTLFISFLLTSFAVLHSAQEDRNYTRCQPYLCNDVFGSLSFPFKSKEQPPECGLYSVDCSEVPPKIQLKEGGYWHEITSLSNNTISNVSVIISEELRERLVSNPCDDENIGKLSLTSPSPAFKVSVTHDQTLLKCSNPLNTTSYKDLKFGCKSGPLHRYYYYYISSNSVPGPSPPSQCSVVWLPLLTGWNLSNQPSSNFAPDFISPNFSLQVTVPKECCECIATGGICQVHEEETETTCLPAPSPPTAGGLVGLLVLVLVVLCCLRRKLASSRFIFFWKKQNQNLEAILSNYGLLQVKRYSYFDVKKMTNSFEEKLGQGGYGGVYKGKLKDGSLVAVKVLNRSKGNGEDFMNEVAAISRTSHVNVVSLLGFCFEGSKRALIYEFMPNGSLEKFIYDANNPQKDHHLGWEALEQISLGIARGLEYLHRGCNTRILHFDIKPHNILLDENFSPKISDFGLAKICDRKESIVSMLYARGTAGYIAPEVFCRSFGGVSHKSDVYSYGMMLSEMAGGRRNINVEAENTSEIYFPHWVYKRLELDEELGLQSIQSEEDKVRARKLIIVSLWCIQTDPSNRPAMKEVIEMLEGSVESLKIPPKPYLSSPAKSPAVADSSSTLVSIQ; via the exons ATGGCTCCAGTCACTTTGTTTATTTCATTTCTTCTCACTAGTTTTGCTGTTCTTCACTCTGCTCAAGAAGACAGAAACTACACACGTTGTCAACCCTACTTATGTAATGATGTATTTGGCAGCCTCTCTTTCCCCTTCAAGTCTAAGGAACAACCTCCCGAATGCGGATTGTATTCTGTTGATTGTTCTGAAGTGCCTCCGAAGATCCAACTTAAAGAGGGAGGATACTGGCATGAAATTACAAGCCTCTCCAACAATACTATTTCGAATGTTTCAGTGATCATTAGCGAAGAGCTTCGAGAGCGCTTAGTAAGTAATCCTTGCGATGATGAGAACATTGGGAAATTAAGTCTTACCAGCCCTTCTCCAGCATTTAAAGTGTCCGTCACACACGATCAGACCCTGTTAAAATGCAGCAATCCCCTGAACACAACTTCTTATAAGGATCTTAAATTCGGCTGCAAGAGTGGTCCTCTCCATCGTTATTATTACTATTATATTTCTTCCAACTCTGTACCAGGTCCTTCGCCTCCGTCACAGTGCTCAGTTGTTTGGCTCCCTCTTCTTACGGGTTGGAATCTTTCGAATCAACCTTCCTCTAATTTCGCTCCTGATTTCATCTCTCCTAACTTCAGCCTTCAAGTGACAGTACCCAAAGAATGTTGTGAATGCATTGCAACAGGAGGCATTTGCCAGGTACACGAGGAAGAAACAGAAACTACTTGTTTACCTGCACCAAGTCCACCAACAG CTGGTGGATTAGTTGGTCTCCTAGTCCTAGTACTGGTTGTACTTTGCTGCTTAAGGAGAAAGTTAGCGTCTTCTAGATTTATTTTCTTTTGGAAGAAGCAAAACCAAAATCTGGAGGCCATTCTATCAAACTATGGACTACTTCAAGTTAAAAGATACAGCTATTTCGATGTTAAGAAGATGACCAATTCTTTTGAAGAAAAATTAGGACAGGGCGGATATGGTGGTGTATATAAAGGAAAATTAAAAGACGGCTCTCTGGTAGCGGTGAAGGTCTTAAACAGATCAAAAGGTAATGGAGAGGATTTTATGAACGAAGTTGCAGCTATTAGTAGAACTTCCCATGTCAACGTTGTCAGTTTGTTGGGGTTTTGTTTCGAGGGCTCAAAGAGAGCACTCATTTATGAGTTCATGCCTAATGGATCTCTCGAGAAGTTCATATATGATGCAAATAACCCGCAAAAGGATCATCACTTGGGATGGGAAGCACTGGAACAAATTTCACTTGGCATTGCTCGAGGCCTAGAGTACTTGCATCGTGGCTGCAACACAAGAATTTTGCATTTCGACATCAAGCCTCATAACATTCTTCTTGATGAGAACTTCTCACCAAAAATCTCTGATTTCGGCCTTGCAAAAATATGTGACAGGAAAGAGAGTATTGTGTCAATGTTGTATGCAAGAGGTACCGCTGGATACATCGCTCCAGAGGTGTTCTGTAGAAGTTTTGGAGGGGTCTCGCACAAATCGGATGTGTATAGTTATGGAATGATGCTTTCGGAGATGGCTGGGGGAAGAAGGAACATCAATGTTGAAGCTGAAAATACTAGTGAGATATACTTTCCACACTGGGTTTACAAGCGTCTTGAATTGGACGAGGAACTTGGCCTGCAGAGTATCCAAAGTGAGGAAGACAAAGTACGAGCAAGAAAGTTGATAATAGTAAGCTTGTGGTGCATACAGACTGATCCCTCAAACCGACCAGCGATGAAAGAAGTGATAGAAATGCTTGAAGGGAGTGTGGAGTCCTTGAAGATACCACCCAAGCCCTACTTGTCTTCTCCTGCAAAATCCCCTGCAGTGGCAGATTCTTCTAGTACATTGGTATCAATACAATAA